The stretch of DNA TTCGGAGAGCGTGGACTACCCCGACTTCGCGTCGCTTGTGGCGTGCAAGGTGAGCGACGGGGCGATCGACCGCGGCGTGCTGATTTGTGGCACGGGGATCGGCATGGCGATCGCCGCCAACAAGTACCCCGGCGTCCGCGCGGCGCCGTGCAGCGACGAGGTCACCGCCGAGATCAGTCGGCGCCACAACGACCTGAACATCCTCTGCCTCTCGGCCGACCTCCTCAGCGCGCGGGTCGCTGAGAGGATGGTCGAGGTGTGGGTCGGCACCGAGTTCGAGGGGGGCCGTCACGCCCGCCGGCTCGACAAGATTAAGTCGATCGAATCGACCTGCTGCGACCACGCCGCGATCCAGCAAACGAAGTCGGAGCCCGAGCCCTCACGCCAAGCGGCGAAGTAGGTCGCGCCGATGAGTGGGCGTCGTGAGCGGTCCCTGCTGGACGACGCCGTGCGCATCTGGCGAGCCGGCGTCGCCGGCGTCGCGCCGGAGCGGTTGCTCGCCGATGCGATCCGGCTTGAGGACACGCTGCTGACGATCGAGACGTCCAGTGGCGACGGCCTCGATATCGATCTCACGGATGTCGGGCGGTTGATCGTCGTCGGCGGTGGCAAAGCGGGCGCCGGCATGGCCCGCGGCTTTGAGGCGGCGATCGCGCCGCTGGTTGAGGCGCGCCGTGTTGCCGGCCTCTTGAGCGTGCCGGCGGACTGCGTCGCGGCGACGCAAGCCATCAAACTCATCGGTGGCAGGCCCGCGGGCGTCAACGAACCACGCCCCGAAGGCGCCGCGGCGACGGCCGAAATGCTGCGATTGGTGAGCGAAGCGGCGCCGAACGATGTCGTGATTTGCTTGTTGTCAGGCGGCGGCTCGGCGTTGATGCCAGCACCGGCGGAGGGGCTAACTCTCGACGACAAGATCGCCGTCGCCAAGTTGCTCGCCGCAGCCGGCGCGACAATCGACGAGTTGAACACCGTCCGCCAACACCTCAGCCGCTTCAAAGGGGGTGGCCTCGCGCGGGCGTGCCGCGCGGGCCGGCTGGTAACGCTGGTGATCTCCGACGTGCTCGGAGATCCGCTCGACTTGATTGCGAGCGGCCCGACGGTCGAGCCGCAATCGACCCCCGCCGACGCGCTCGCTGTCCTCGACCGCTTGCGGCTTGGCGGCGAGCCACAGTTAGCAAACGTCGTTCACATACTGCAATCGACGGCCAACGAAAAGCGCGCGCGACCGACGACGGAAGCAACTACTCTTGTCCTCGCCAACAACGCAACGGCGGTGGATGCCGCAGGCGTCGAGGCGGAGAAGCTCGGCTACAGCCATGCGATGGACTGCGCGCGGCGATCGGAAGGGCCCGCCGAAGAGGTGGGCCGTCACCTCGCGCAGATGGCGCTTCGCATGCGCGACGCGACGGCGCCCAACGAGCCCGACTGCTTGATCACCGGCGGCGAACCGACCGTGATGCTCGCCCCGCCCGAAATTCGCGGCAAAGGTGGCCGCAACCAACAACTCGTTCTCGCCGCTCTACAAGCGATCGGCGATTGCCGCGATATCGCCGTCGTCTCGGGCGGCGCCGATGGCGAAGACGGCCCAACCGACGCCGCCGGCGCGATGGTCGACGAGCGCATCGCCGCGAAGCTCGTCGGCGCCGACCTCGCCGACACGATGCGTCGCAACGACGCTTACCCGCTGTTCGACGGCGTCGAGGCGCTGCTCAAGACGGGCCCCACGAACACCAACGTCTGCGACCTGCGTGTCGTGACCGTGTCGCGCCCCTCGTAGCTTGTCATGCGAGCCGGGAAGCGTCAGCTCCCGGAGTGGAGTGGGCGCGCCACGCCGCAACCGGAAGCTACCCGATTCGCATCGATATTCTCGCGCGTTCGGTGGCATAGCCAACTCAGATAATTATTCACTTCGCGGAGCCTTCATACAGCCGGGTTACACTCGCCGAGAGCTTGATAGGCAATCCTTTCACGTGCGCCGAGGACTCCACCGATGAACCGACCAACCACCACCGAGTTTCGCAACGAAGCCCGCCGCGTCGGGGGGGTCGATCGGCGGCTGTTCATGGCGTACGTCGCCGGCCTCACCGCGGAGCCGTTGTTGGCGAAGGCGGCCCGGATCACAGGCGGCGGTCAACTGCCGGAGTACCCCTTCACGCTCGGGGTGGCGTCGGGCGACCCGCTCGCGACCAGCGTGCTCCTCTGGACGCGTCTGGCGCCACGTCCGCTCGAAGCCGGCGGCGGCATGGACCCGCTGCCGATCGCGGTGAAGTGGGAGGTCGCCGAGGACGAGCAGTTCAAGAAGGTCGTCAGCCGCGGCCGTGAGATGGCGACGCCGCAGCTCGGCCACTCGGTCCACGCCGTCGCCGAAGGGCTGCGGCCCGACCGCTGGTACTACTACCGCTTCACGGCCGGCGGCGCCGAGAGCCCCGTTGGCCGCACACGCACCACGCCGAAGAAGTTCGCCAGCCCGGATGGCTTTCGCTTCGCGTTCGCGTCGTGCCAACACTACGAGTCCGGGCACTACGCCGCCTATCGGCACATGGCCGAGCAGGACCTCGATATGGTCGTGCACCTCGGCGACTACATCTACGAGGGGAAGGCGAAGAAGGGCGGCGTGCGTGAGCACGTCGGCAATGAGATTGAGTCGCTCGATGACTACCGCCGCCGCCACGCGCTCTACCGCAGCGACGCGCTCTTACAAGCGATGCACGCGCAGTGCCCGTGGATGGTGACGTGGGACGACCACGAGTTCGACAACAACTACGCGGCGTCGGTCTCCGAAAAGCTCGAAGTCGATCCGGTCGACTTCCTCGTCCGCCGCGCGAACGCCTACCAGGCTTACTACGAGGCGATGCCGCTGCGGCCGCGCTCGCTCCCCAAGGGGCCGAACCTGCGGCTCTATCGCAAGGTGCGGATCGGCGACCTGGCGGAGATGTTCGTCCTCGACACTCGGCAGTACCGCTGCGACCAGCCTCAAGGGGACGGCAAGCACGCTATCGACGCGACGTGCCTCGCGGCCAACCAATCGATGCTCGGCGCCGAGCAGCTCGAGTGGCTCGAGGCGTCGCTGCTGACATCGTCGTCGCGTTGGAACATCCTCGCCCAGCAGGTGATGATGGGCGCCGTCGATCGAGCGGGCAACGACGAGGGCTACTCGATGGACCAGTGGTCGGGCTACCTCGGTGAACGCAACCGTTTGATGTCGTTCCTCGCCGAACGACGGGTCGCCAACCCCGTGGTGCTCACCGGCGACATCCACTCCAACTGGGTGAACGACCTGCACGCGAACGACCTCGACGAGAAGTCTCCGATCGTGGCGACCGAGTTCGTCGGCACGTCGATCTCTAGCGGCGGCAACGGTCCGAAGAAGACCGACCTCAGCAAGCTGCAAGCCAAGAATCCCAACGTCAAGTTCCACGACCGCCAACGCGGCTACGTCGCCTGCGAGCTGACGCACGACAACTGGACAAGCCGCTACTACACCGTCGACGACGTGACGAAGTCCGACAGCCGCGTCGACGAGCTGGCGACCTTCGTCGTGGAATCGGGCCAGCCCGGAGCGCAGCGGTCGTAGCAGCACGCACACCGTCAGTATTGATCGGGTTACGGCAGGTCGATCGCTTCAACGGGTTCATAAACATCGACCGGCAGGATCGCGCCGTCTTCGCTGTGCCGTAGGGGCGAGAGGCACGTCTCGCGGTTGTAGCCGTCGCCGCCGGGGATCTTGAAGCGGTGGTAGGCGATCACCCAGTTGTCGTCGCCAGGGAGCTTGGCGATCGAGTGATGGCCGGCGCCTTGAATGACGCCGCGCCCTTTGAGGATCGGGTTCTTCGCGGGCTTTTCGTACGGCCCCAGCGGTGAATCCGCCACGCCGTAAGCGACCGAGTAGCGCGGGTCGCGCGTGTCGTACTCGGACCACGTCAGGTAGTACTTGTCGCCGCGGCGGTGGACGAAGGGGCCCTCGTTGTAACCCGGCGGCGTGATGTCGCGCACGTTCGAGGCGTCGAACGAG from Botrimarina mediterranea encodes:
- the rpiB gene encoding ribose 5-phosphate isomerase B, with protein sequence MRISVASDHRGVELKRAIIAKLESLGHQVSDDGSDGSESVDYPDFASLVACKVSDGAIDRGVLICGTGIGMAIAANKYPGVRAAPCSDEVTAEISRRHNDLNILCLSADLLSARVAERMVEVWVGTEFEGGRHARRLDKIKSIESTCCDHAAIQQTKSEPEPSRQAAK
- a CDS encoding glycerate kinase type-2 family protein, with the protein product MSGRRERSLLDDAVRIWRAGVAGVAPERLLADAIRLEDTLLTIETSSGDGLDIDLTDVGRLIVVGGGKAGAGMARGFEAAIAPLVEARRVAGLLSVPADCVAATQAIKLIGGRPAGVNEPRPEGAAATAEMLRLVSEAAPNDVVICLLSGGGSALMPAPAEGLTLDDKIAVAKLLAAAGATIDELNTVRQHLSRFKGGGLARACRAGRLVTLVISDVLGDPLDLIASGPTVEPQSTPADALAVLDRLRLGGEPQLANVVHILQSTANEKRARPTTEATTLVLANNATAVDAAGVEAEKLGYSHAMDCARRSEGPAEEVGRHLAQMALRMRDATAPNEPDCLITGGEPTVMLAPPEIRGKGGRNQQLVLAALQAIGDCRDIAVVSGGADGEDGPTDAAGAMVDERIAAKLVGADLADTMRRNDAYPLFDGVEALLKTGPTNTNVCDLRVVTVSRPS
- a CDS encoding alkaline phosphatase D family protein, with translation MNRPTTTEFRNEARRVGGVDRRLFMAYVAGLTAEPLLAKAARITGGGQLPEYPFTLGVASGDPLATSVLLWTRLAPRPLEAGGGMDPLPIAVKWEVAEDEQFKKVVSRGREMATPQLGHSVHAVAEGLRPDRWYYYRFTAGGAESPVGRTRTTPKKFASPDGFRFAFASCQHYESGHYAAYRHMAEQDLDMVVHLGDYIYEGKAKKGGVREHVGNEIESLDDYRRRHALYRSDALLQAMHAQCPWMVTWDDHEFDNNYAASVSEKLEVDPVDFLVRRANAYQAYYEAMPLRPRSLPKGPNLRLYRKVRIGDLAEMFVLDTRQYRCDQPQGDGKHAIDATCLAANQSMLGAEQLEWLEASLLTSSSRWNILAQQVMMGAVDRAGNDEGYSMDQWSGYLGERNRLMSFLAERRVANPVVLTGDIHSNWVNDLHANDLDEKSPIVATEFVGTSISSGGNGPKKTDLSKLQAKNPNVKFHDRQRGYVACELTHDNWTSRYYTVDDVTKSDSRVDELATFVVESGQPGAQRS